Proteins encoded by one window of Rhodamnia argentea isolate NSW1041297 chromosome 6, ASM2092103v1, whole genome shotgun sequence:
- the LOC115745972 gene encoding rab3 GTPase-activating protein catalytic subunit isoform X1, whose protein sequence is MASTSRNESDGDNEPQEEEFERFDDFTLASSWERFISDIEAVCRQWMADGPKNLLKKGAVHLGPSMNLYKVKSELKHALKSYCMEYHFESNSDGKIADWDWSLHDLQLCFGVKDFLVIAPQSASGVILDAPESSKLLSAVAIALSNCSSMWPAFVPVHDPSKKSYIGIQSMGTIFTRRFEADHISSQVPVKLMHLEGLFELFVSKFAYSTLDFSAHFFQVHFTMKLTYKTISHDDDDATRGVDAEFVESGGSPKGDTHTRAQWDDDCPWSEWYSAEDPVRGIELVTIWTGKMVESSSEMAELENASPHEAEKWILCPNISSTISDGSRANTVGFASQLSLLVDALNMSFEAQFMEDFVSVEKPGMDNLKSSMVVPPPSVVDRLLKELFQDGFKLSGFRKAEHKNSRFIKGAPLESLFAQYCLSSLWLGNCNIRAIASFWIEFVREVRWCWEESQTLPRMPGSGSIDLSTCLINQKLQMLAICIEKKQQLNEEYHDCIGSEDGHSAVMENDQVADDSWKTPDPGEYSDEKCDSPPTPTNFHNSATSGPRYGTKAGDVTPSSDSKSSDYIRRGSAGVVGPMMLLKSHQSMHAPFTQEAPLMTEDMHEERLQAVDAFGDSFSFSAQLEKEILFSDMSAFKAANPEAVFEDFIRWHSPGDWETDDTLKSEPSSGFASVSSKDDWPPRGRLSQRMSERGNLWRKIWNDAPSLPASEQKPLLDPHREAEKILHYLETIRPHQLLEQMVCTSFRAAADTLNQTSFGGLKQMQTKIDQLYLTMASMLRPLQANRLSAGSEGIEDLRRISVVFGHVEKLLTIAASLHRKFLQAPSMSEAIFTSYYDFYSKRMGTGSVEENGDMEFSMKRQVRNHERQIVSSMFTPPTVNQSWRKVLSMGNLLNGHEPIVREIIFSKRDRVSGNHYASHTPRGYNKEIETYRMYISGTSNDLRVALSVASCD, encoded by the exons ATGGCATCGACTAGCAGAAACGAGTCCGATGGAGACAACGAGCCGCAGGAAGAGGAG TTTGAACGGTTTGATGATTTCACTCTGGCTTCTTCATGGGAGAG ATTTATATCCGACATTGAGGCTGTTTGTCGACAATGGATGGCTGATGGTCCAAAAAACTTGTTG AAAAAAGGTGCAGTTCACTTGGGTCCATCTATGAACTTGTATAAAGTGAAGTCAGAGCTGAAGCATGCATTGAAAAGCTATTGCATGGAGTACCACTTTGAATCCAACAGTGATG GAAAAATAGCGGACTGGGATTGGTCTCTTCACGATCTGCAACTTTGTTTTGGTGTCAAAGACTTTTTG GTCATTGCTCCTCAAAGTGCTAGCGGTGTCATTCTTGATGCTCCAGAGTCTAGTAAGCTTTTGAGTGCAGTTGCAATTGCTTTATCAAATTGCTCAAG TATGTGGCCAGCCTTTGTTCCTGTGCACGATCCTTCAAAGAAATCATATATTGGAATCCAAAGTATGGGAACAATTTTCACCAGAAGATTTGAGGCTGATCATATCAGCAGTCAGGTTCCTGTGAAACTGATGCATTTGGAAGGATTGTTTGAATTATTTGTTTCTAAATTT GCCTATTCGACATTGGACTTCTCCGCACATTTTTTCCAAGTCCATTTCACAATGAAGCTAACTTACAAAACCATTTCTCATGATGATGACGATGCCACTCGTGGAGTGGATGCTGAATTTGTTGAATCTGGAGGGAGTCCTAAAGGTGACACTCACACCAGAGCACAATGGGATGATGATTGTCCTTGGAGTGAGTGGTACTCTGCGGAAGACCCTGTGAGAG GAATTGAATTGGTCACCATATGGACTGGCAAGATGGTTGAAAGTTCTTCAGAAATGGCAGAACTTGAGAATGCATCTCCTCATGAAGCTGAAAAGTGGATTTTATGTCCCAATATTTCTTCAACGAT AAGTGATGGATCAAGAGCAAACACTGTCGGATTTGCTTCTCAGTTGTCTTTGCTGGTTGATGCATTGAATATGTCTTTTGAGGCTCAATTTATGGAGGACTTTGTTTCTG TGGAAAAGCCTGGTATGGATAATTTAAAGTCGTCGATGGTCGTTCCTCCTCCATCAGTTGTTGACCGTTTGCTGAAAGAACTATTTCAAGATG GTTTTAAACTTTCAGGTTTTAGAAAGGCCGAGCATAAGAATTCGCGATTTATAAAGGGTGCACCTCTTGAATCACTTTTTGCTCAGTATTGTCTAAGCTCTCTGTGGTTAGGCAATTGCAACATTCGTG CTATTGCATCATTCTGGATAGAGTTCGTCCGGGAAGTTCGTTGGTGTTGGGAAGAGTCACAGACATTGCCTCGGATGCCTGGCAGCGGTTCAATTGATTTATCGACATGTTTAATTAACCAGAAATTACAAATG CTTGCAATATGCATTGAAAAGAAGCAACAACTGAATGAAGAGTATCATGACTGTATTGGAAGTGAGGATGGTCATTCAGCAGTCATG GAAAATGATCAAGTTGCGGACGACTCATGGAAAACACCAGACCCTGGCGAATACTCTGATGAAAAATGCGACAG TCCTCCAACACCAACCAATTTTCACAATTCTGCAACTAGTGGGCCAAGATATGGTACTAAGGCAGGTGATGTCACTCCTTCTTCTGATTCTAAATCCTCTGATTATATAAGAAGAGGTTCTGCTGGTGTGGTTGGTCCAATGATGCTTCTGAAGTCACATCAAAGCATGCATGCCCCATTCACACAG GAGGCACCGCTTATGACAGAAGATATGCATGAAGAACGATTGCAAGCTGTCGATGCTTTTGGTGATTCCTTC AGTTTTTCTGCTCAGTTGGAGAAAGAGATCTTATTTTCAG ACATGTCGGCATTCAAAGCAGCAAATCCAGAAGCTGTTTTTGAAGATTTTATTCGATGGCATTCACCGGGAGATTGGGAGACAGATGATACTCTTAAGAGCGAACCATCCTCAGGCTTTGCTTCTGTGAGTTCAAAAGATGATTGGCCTCCTCGAGGACGGCTTTCACAGAGAATGTCTGAACGTGGAAATCTGTGGCGCAAGATTTGGAATGATGCTCCCTCTTTGCCAGCTTCTGAGCAGAAACCTCTCCTTGATCCACACAGAGAAGCAGAGAAG ATCCTCCATTACCTGGAGACGATACGGCCTCACCAGCTGCTTGAGCAAATGGTCTGCACCTCCTTCAGGGCAGCAGCTGATACATTAAACCAAACTAGTTTTGGAGGTTTGAAGCAGATGCAGACCAAAATAGATCAACTGTACCTTACCATGGCATCTATGCTGAGGCCTTTGCAAG CCAATCGCTTGTCTGCTGGTAGTGAGGGAATTGAAGATCTAAGGCGTATAAGTGTTGTTTTTGGACATGTGGAGAAGTTACTAACTATAGCTGCATCGCTTCATCGGAAGTTTCTGCAAGCACCATCCATGTCAGAGGCTATTTTCACCAGCTATTATGACTTTTATTCAAAACGAATGGGGACAGGTTCAGTAGAAGAAAATGGAGATATG GAGTTCAGTATGAAGCGTCAGGTGAGAAATCATGAGAGGCAGATCGTATCAAGTATGTTCACTCCTCCAACTGTCAATCAATCATGGAGAAAAGTTCTAAGCATGGGCAATCTTCTCAATGGCCACGAACCAATCGTCAGGGAGATAATATTCTCCAAGCGCGATCGAGTGAGCGGCAATCACTACGCAAGCCACACTCCTAGAGGTTACAACAAAGAAATAGAAACATATCGGATGTACATAAGTGGAACCTCAAACGATCTTCGTGTAGCGCTTTCTGTTGCCTCATGTGATTAG
- the LOC115745972 gene encoding rab3 GTPase-activating protein catalytic subunit isoform X2 produces the protein MASTSRNESDGDNEPQEEEFERFDDFTLASSWERFISDIEAVCRQWMADGPKNLLKKGAVHLGPSMNLYKVKSELKHALKSYCMEYHFESNSDGKIADWDWSLHDLQLCFGVKDFLVIAPQSASGVILDAPESSKLLSAVAIALSNCSSMWPAFVPVHDPSKKSYIGIQSMGTIFTRRFEADHISSQVPVKLMHLEGLFELFVSKFAYSTLDFSAHFFQVHFTMKLTYKTISHDDDDATRGVDAEFVESGGSPKGDTHTRAQWDDDCPWSEWYSAEDPVRGIELVTIWTGKMVESSSEMAELENASPHEAEKWILCPNISSTIDGSRANTVGFASQLSLLVDALNMSFEAQFMEDFVSVEKPGMDNLKSSMVVPPPSVVDRLLKELFQDGFKLSGFRKAEHKNSRFIKGAPLESLFAQYCLSSLWLGNCNIRAIASFWIEFVREVRWCWEESQTLPRMPGSGSIDLSTCLINQKLQMLAICIEKKQQLNEEYHDCIGSEDGHSAVMENDQVADDSWKTPDPGEYSDEKCDSPPTPTNFHNSATSGPRYGTKAGDVTPSSDSKSSDYIRRGSAGVVGPMMLLKSHQSMHAPFTQEAPLMTEDMHEERLQAVDAFGDSFSFSAQLEKEILFSDMSAFKAANPEAVFEDFIRWHSPGDWETDDTLKSEPSSGFASVSSKDDWPPRGRLSQRMSERGNLWRKIWNDAPSLPASEQKPLLDPHREAEKILHYLETIRPHQLLEQMVCTSFRAAADTLNQTSFGGLKQMQTKIDQLYLTMASMLRPLQANRLSAGSEGIEDLRRISVVFGHVEKLLTIAASLHRKFLQAPSMSEAIFTSYYDFYSKRMGTGSVEENGDMEFSMKRQVRNHERQIVSSMFTPPTVNQSWRKVLSMGNLLNGHEPIVREIIFSKRDRVSGNHYASHTPRGYNKEIETYRMYISGTSNDLRVALSVASCD, from the exons ATGGCATCGACTAGCAGAAACGAGTCCGATGGAGACAACGAGCCGCAGGAAGAGGAG TTTGAACGGTTTGATGATTTCACTCTGGCTTCTTCATGGGAGAG ATTTATATCCGACATTGAGGCTGTTTGTCGACAATGGATGGCTGATGGTCCAAAAAACTTGTTG AAAAAAGGTGCAGTTCACTTGGGTCCATCTATGAACTTGTATAAAGTGAAGTCAGAGCTGAAGCATGCATTGAAAAGCTATTGCATGGAGTACCACTTTGAATCCAACAGTGATG GAAAAATAGCGGACTGGGATTGGTCTCTTCACGATCTGCAACTTTGTTTTGGTGTCAAAGACTTTTTG GTCATTGCTCCTCAAAGTGCTAGCGGTGTCATTCTTGATGCTCCAGAGTCTAGTAAGCTTTTGAGTGCAGTTGCAATTGCTTTATCAAATTGCTCAAG TATGTGGCCAGCCTTTGTTCCTGTGCACGATCCTTCAAAGAAATCATATATTGGAATCCAAAGTATGGGAACAATTTTCACCAGAAGATTTGAGGCTGATCATATCAGCAGTCAGGTTCCTGTGAAACTGATGCATTTGGAAGGATTGTTTGAATTATTTGTTTCTAAATTT GCCTATTCGACATTGGACTTCTCCGCACATTTTTTCCAAGTCCATTTCACAATGAAGCTAACTTACAAAACCATTTCTCATGATGATGACGATGCCACTCGTGGAGTGGATGCTGAATTTGTTGAATCTGGAGGGAGTCCTAAAGGTGACACTCACACCAGAGCACAATGGGATGATGATTGTCCTTGGAGTGAGTGGTACTCTGCGGAAGACCCTGTGAGAG GAATTGAATTGGTCACCATATGGACTGGCAAGATGGTTGAAAGTTCTTCAGAAATGGCAGAACTTGAGAATGCATCTCCTCATGAAGCTGAAAAGTGGATTTTATGTCCCAATATTTCTTCAACGAT TGATGGATCAAGAGCAAACACTGTCGGATTTGCTTCTCAGTTGTCTTTGCTGGTTGATGCATTGAATATGTCTTTTGAGGCTCAATTTATGGAGGACTTTGTTTCTG TGGAAAAGCCTGGTATGGATAATTTAAAGTCGTCGATGGTCGTTCCTCCTCCATCAGTTGTTGACCGTTTGCTGAAAGAACTATTTCAAGATG GTTTTAAACTTTCAGGTTTTAGAAAGGCCGAGCATAAGAATTCGCGATTTATAAAGGGTGCACCTCTTGAATCACTTTTTGCTCAGTATTGTCTAAGCTCTCTGTGGTTAGGCAATTGCAACATTCGTG CTATTGCATCATTCTGGATAGAGTTCGTCCGGGAAGTTCGTTGGTGTTGGGAAGAGTCACAGACATTGCCTCGGATGCCTGGCAGCGGTTCAATTGATTTATCGACATGTTTAATTAACCAGAAATTACAAATG CTTGCAATATGCATTGAAAAGAAGCAACAACTGAATGAAGAGTATCATGACTGTATTGGAAGTGAGGATGGTCATTCAGCAGTCATG GAAAATGATCAAGTTGCGGACGACTCATGGAAAACACCAGACCCTGGCGAATACTCTGATGAAAAATGCGACAG TCCTCCAACACCAACCAATTTTCACAATTCTGCAACTAGTGGGCCAAGATATGGTACTAAGGCAGGTGATGTCACTCCTTCTTCTGATTCTAAATCCTCTGATTATATAAGAAGAGGTTCTGCTGGTGTGGTTGGTCCAATGATGCTTCTGAAGTCACATCAAAGCATGCATGCCCCATTCACACAG GAGGCACCGCTTATGACAGAAGATATGCATGAAGAACGATTGCAAGCTGTCGATGCTTTTGGTGATTCCTTC AGTTTTTCTGCTCAGTTGGAGAAAGAGATCTTATTTTCAG ACATGTCGGCATTCAAAGCAGCAAATCCAGAAGCTGTTTTTGAAGATTTTATTCGATGGCATTCACCGGGAGATTGGGAGACAGATGATACTCTTAAGAGCGAACCATCCTCAGGCTTTGCTTCTGTGAGTTCAAAAGATGATTGGCCTCCTCGAGGACGGCTTTCACAGAGAATGTCTGAACGTGGAAATCTGTGGCGCAAGATTTGGAATGATGCTCCCTCTTTGCCAGCTTCTGAGCAGAAACCTCTCCTTGATCCACACAGAGAAGCAGAGAAG ATCCTCCATTACCTGGAGACGATACGGCCTCACCAGCTGCTTGAGCAAATGGTCTGCACCTCCTTCAGGGCAGCAGCTGATACATTAAACCAAACTAGTTTTGGAGGTTTGAAGCAGATGCAGACCAAAATAGATCAACTGTACCTTACCATGGCATCTATGCTGAGGCCTTTGCAAG CCAATCGCTTGTCTGCTGGTAGTGAGGGAATTGAAGATCTAAGGCGTATAAGTGTTGTTTTTGGACATGTGGAGAAGTTACTAACTATAGCTGCATCGCTTCATCGGAAGTTTCTGCAAGCACCATCCATGTCAGAGGCTATTTTCACCAGCTATTATGACTTTTATTCAAAACGAATGGGGACAGGTTCAGTAGAAGAAAATGGAGATATG GAGTTCAGTATGAAGCGTCAGGTGAGAAATCATGAGAGGCAGATCGTATCAAGTATGTTCACTCCTCCAACTGTCAATCAATCATGGAGAAAAGTTCTAAGCATGGGCAATCTTCTCAATGGCCACGAACCAATCGTCAGGGAGATAATATTCTCCAAGCGCGATCGAGTGAGCGGCAATCACTACGCAAGCCACACTCCTAGAGGTTACAACAAAGAAATAGAAACATATCGGATGTACATAAGTGGAACCTCAAACGATCTTCGTGTAGCGCTTTCTGTTGCCTCATGTGATTAG
- the LOC115745972 gene encoding rab3 GTPase-activating protein catalytic subunit isoform X5: protein MASTSRNESDGDNEPQEEEKKGAVHLGPSMNLYKVKSELKHALKSYCMEYHFESNSDGKIADWDWSLHDLQLCFGVKDFLVIAPQSASGVILDAPESSKLLSAVAIALSNCSSMWPAFVPVHDPSKKSYIGIQSMGTIFTRRFEADHISSQVPVKLMHLEGLFELFVSKFAYSTLDFSAHFFQVHFTMKLTYKTISHDDDDATRGVDAEFVESGGSPKGDTHTRAQWDDDCPWSEWYSAEDPVRGIELVTIWTGKMVESSSEMAELENASPHEAEKWILCPNISSTISDGSRANTVGFASQLSLLVDALNMSFEAQFMEDFVSVEKPGMDNLKSSMVVPPPSVVDRLLKELFQDGFKLSGFRKAEHKNSRFIKGAPLESLFAQYCLSSLWLGNCNIRAIASFWIEFVREVRWCWEESQTLPRMPGSGSIDLSTCLINQKLQMLAICIEKKQQLNEEYHDCIGSEDGHSAVMENDQVADDSWKTPDPGEYSDEKCDSPPTPTNFHNSATSGPRYGTKAGDVTPSSDSKSSDYIRRGSAGVVGPMMLLKSHQSMHAPFTQEAPLMTEDMHEERLQAVDAFGDSFSFSAQLEKEILFSDMSAFKAANPEAVFEDFIRWHSPGDWETDDTLKSEPSSGFASVSSKDDWPPRGRLSQRMSERGNLWRKIWNDAPSLPASEQKPLLDPHREAEKILHYLETIRPHQLLEQMVCTSFRAAADTLNQTSFGGLKQMQTKIDQLYLTMASMLRPLQANRLSAGSEGIEDLRRISVVFGHVEKLLTIAASLHRKFLQAPSMSEAIFTSYYDFYSKRMGTGSVEENGDMEFSMKRQVRNHERQIVSSMFTPPTVNQSWRKVLSMGNLLNGHEPIVREIIFSKRDRVSGNHYASHTPRGYNKEIETYRMYISGTSNDLRVALSVASCD from the exons ATGGCATCGACTAGCAGAAACGAGTCCGATGGAGACAACGAGCCGCAGGAAGAGGAG AAAAAAGGTGCAGTTCACTTGGGTCCATCTATGAACTTGTATAAAGTGAAGTCAGAGCTGAAGCATGCATTGAAAAGCTATTGCATGGAGTACCACTTTGAATCCAACAGTGATG GAAAAATAGCGGACTGGGATTGGTCTCTTCACGATCTGCAACTTTGTTTTGGTGTCAAAGACTTTTTG GTCATTGCTCCTCAAAGTGCTAGCGGTGTCATTCTTGATGCTCCAGAGTCTAGTAAGCTTTTGAGTGCAGTTGCAATTGCTTTATCAAATTGCTCAAG TATGTGGCCAGCCTTTGTTCCTGTGCACGATCCTTCAAAGAAATCATATATTGGAATCCAAAGTATGGGAACAATTTTCACCAGAAGATTTGAGGCTGATCATATCAGCAGTCAGGTTCCTGTGAAACTGATGCATTTGGAAGGATTGTTTGAATTATTTGTTTCTAAATTT GCCTATTCGACATTGGACTTCTCCGCACATTTTTTCCAAGTCCATTTCACAATGAAGCTAACTTACAAAACCATTTCTCATGATGATGACGATGCCACTCGTGGAGTGGATGCTGAATTTGTTGAATCTGGAGGGAGTCCTAAAGGTGACACTCACACCAGAGCACAATGGGATGATGATTGTCCTTGGAGTGAGTGGTACTCTGCGGAAGACCCTGTGAGAG GAATTGAATTGGTCACCATATGGACTGGCAAGATGGTTGAAAGTTCTTCAGAAATGGCAGAACTTGAGAATGCATCTCCTCATGAAGCTGAAAAGTGGATTTTATGTCCCAATATTTCTTCAACGAT AAGTGATGGATCAAGAGCAAACACTGTCGGATTTGCTTCTCAGTTGTCTTTGCTGGTTGATGCATTGAATATGTCTTTTGAGGCTCAATTTATGGAGGACTTTGTTTCTG TGGAAAAGCCTGGTATGGATAATTTAAAGTCGTCGATGGTCGTTCCTCCTCCATCAGTTGTTGACCGTTTGCTGAAAGAACTATTTCAAGATG GTTTTAAACTTTCAGGTTTTAGAAAGGCCGAGCATAAGAATTCGCGATTTATAAAGGGTGCACCTCTTGAATCACTTTTTGCTCAGTATTGTCTAAGCTCTCTGTGGTTAGGCAATTGCAACATTCGTG CTATTGCATCATTCTGGATAGAGTTCGTCCGGGAAGTTCGTTGGTGTTGGGAAGAGTCACAGACATTGCCTCGGATGCCTGGCAGCGGTTCAATTGATTTATCGACATGTTTAATTAACCAGAAATTACAAATG CTTGCAATATGCATTGAAAAGAAGCAACAACTGAATGAAGAGTATCATGACTGTATTGGAAGTGAGGATGGTCATTCAGCAGTCATG GAAAATGATCAAGTTGCGGACGACTCATGGAAAACACCAGACCCTGGCGAATACTCTGATGAAAAATGCGACAG TCCTCCAACACCAACCAATTTTCACAATTCTGCAACTAGTGGGCCAAGATATGGTACTAAGGCAGGTGATGTCACTCCTTCTTCTGATTCTAAATCCTCTGATTATATAAGAAGAGGTTCTGCTGGTGTGGTTGGTCCAATGATGCTTCTGAAGTCACATCAAAGCATGCATGCCCCATTCACACAG GAGGCACCGCTTATGACAGAAGATATGCATGAAGAACGATTGCAAGCTGTCGATGCTTTTGGTGATTCCTTC AGTTTTTCTGCTCAGTTGGAGAAAGAGATCTTATTTTCAG ACATGTCGGCATTCAAAGCAGCAAATCCAGAAGCTGTTTTTGAAGATTTTATTCGATGGCATTCACCGGGAGATTGGGAGACAGATGATACTCTTAAGAGCGAACCATCCTCAGGCTTTGCTTCTGTGAGTTCAAAAGATGATTGGCCTCCTCGAGGACGGCTTTCACAGAGAATGTCTGAACGTGGAAATCTGTGGCGCAAGATTTGGAATGATGCTCCCTCTTTGCCAGCTTCTGAGCAGAAACCTCTCCTTGATCCACACAGAGAAGCAGAGAAG ATCCTCCATTACCTGGAGACGATACGGCCTCACCAGCTGCTTGAGCAAATGGTCTGCACCTCCTTCAGGGCAGCAGCTGATACATTAAACCAAACTAGTTTTGGAGGTTTGAAGCAGATGCAGACCAAAATAGATCAACTGTACCTTACCATGGCATCTATGCTGAGGCCTTTGCAAG CCAATCGCTTGTCTGCTGGTAGTGAGGGAATTGAAGATCTAAGGCGTATAAGTGTTGTTTTTGGACATGTGGAGAAGTTACTAACTATAGCTGCATCGCTTCATCGGAAGTTTCTGCAAGCACCATCCATGTCAGAGGCTATTTTCACCAGCTATTATGACTTTTATTCAAAACGAATGGGGACAGGTTCAGTAGAAGAAAATGGAGATATG GAGTTCAGTATGAAGCGTCAGGTGAGAAATCATGAGAGGCAGATCGTATCAAGTATGTTCACTCCTCCAACTGTCAATCAATCATGGAGAAAAGTTCTAAGCATGGGCAATCTTCTCAATGGCCACGAACCAATCGTCAGGGAGATAATATTCTCCAAGCGCGATCGAGTGAGCGGCAATCACTACGCAAGCCACACTCCTAGAGGTTACAACAAAGAAATAGAAACATATCGGATGTACATAAGTGGAACCTCAAACGATCTTCGTGTAGCGCTTTCTGTTGCCTCATGTGATTAG